Proteins encoded together in one Lathyrus oleraceus cultivar Zhongwan6 chromosome 5, CAAS_Psat_ZW6_1.0, whole genome shotgun sequence window:
- the LOC127078607 gene encoding secreted RxLR effector protein 161-like → MVPGVKLSVKGDGISVDATQYKQLIGCMLYITTTRPDIMYTVCLLSRYMQAPTRQHMLAAKRVLRYLKGTLTYGIWYKKNAGNECLLGYTDDDYAGDVDDRKSTSGYVFFLAGGAISWASKKQPVVTLSTTEAEFVAASQCATQCVWLKRILEVMGWTSSVKEGTKIWCDNSSTIKLSKNPVLHGRSKHIDVRFHFLRDLVRDGIIELEHCGTHEQVADVMTKAVKLDIFQRLRGKLGMRDLAEFKHEEVN, encoded by the coding sequence ATGGTACCCGGTGTTAAGTTATCTGTAAAAGGTGATGGTATCTCTGTTGATGCAACTCAATACAAGCAGCTCATTGGCTGTATGTTGTATATCACAACCACAAGACCTGATATAATGTATACAGTTTGCTTGCTAAGTAGATATATGCAAGCCCCAACAAGACAACACATGTTAGCAGCAAAGAGAGTTCTCAGGTATCTGAAGGGGACACTCACTTATGGTATATGGTACAAGAAAAATGCTGGGAATGAATGTCTATTGGGTTACACAGACGATGACTATGCAGGTGATGTGGATGATAGGAAAAGTACAAGTGGGTATGTGTTCTTTCTAGCAGGAGGAGCTATTTCATGGGCTTCTAAGAAGCAGCCTGTCGTCACTCTCTCCACAACAGAGGCAGAATTCGTTGCAGCATCTCAATGTGCTACTCAGTGTGTGTGGTTGAAGAGAATTCTGGAGGTGATGGGATGGACATCAAGTGTGAAGGAAGGTACAAAGATCTGGTGTGACAATAGTTCCACAATTAAGCTTTCTAAGAATCCTGTTCTCCATGGAAGGAGTAAACATATTGATGTAAGGTTTCACTTTCTAAGAGACTTAGTTAGAGATGGCATAATAGAATTGGAGCACTGTGGAACACATGAACAAGTTGCTGATGTAATGACTAAGGCAGTCAAGTTGGATATTTTTCAGAGACTCAGAGGAAAGCTCGGCATGCGTGACTTAGCAGAGTTCAAACATGAGGAAGTGAACTGA